One window of the Eucalyptus grandis isolate ANBG69807.140 chromosome 8, ASM1654582v1, whole genome shotgun sequence genome contains the following:
- the LOC104429814 gene encoding UDP-glycosyltransferase 72E1-like: MQSSSPALAWATSFLWWSSASASPPTIGKRGMVVPMWAPQTEILAHKSIGGFCSHCGWNSTLESMVNGVPMVAWPLYTEQQMNSAMLAEELGVAVRPKTQPNAAVIEREEIAGMVRRVMELKGNEMRGKVKELQASAKQVLMQGGSSYNSLARVSKECELKLHHLSAMALGG, translated from the coding sequence ATGCAGTCCTCCTCGCCAGCCCTGGCATGGGCCACCTCATTCCTGTGGTGGAGCTCGGCAAGCGCCTCGCCACCCACCATCGGGAAGAGGGGCATGGTGGTCCCCATGTGGGCGCCGCAGACCGAGATCTTGGCGCATAAATCGATTGGTGGGTTCTGCTCGCACTGCGGTTGGAATTCGACCCTGGAGAGTATGGTCAACGGGGTGCCAATGGTGGCGTGGCCGCTCTACACTGAGCAACAGATGAACTCGGCGATGTTAGCGGAAGAGCTCGGGGTGGCGGTCCGGCCAAAGACACAGCCGAACGCCGCCGTGATTGAGAGGGAGGAGATAGCGGGAATGGTGAGAAGGGTCATGGAGTTGAAGGGCAATGAGATGAGAGGTAAAGTTAAGGAGCTACAAGCAAGTGCCAAGCAAGTGCTAATGCAAGGTGGTTCCTCTTACAATTCACTGGCAAGAGTGTCAAAGGAGTGTGAACTCAAGCTGCATCACCTGAGCGCTATGGCTCTTGgtggttga